GGGGATTTCGACGCAATCCCCCAGCTCTTCGAAGGGGCGATTCTCCAACCCCTCTCTCTGCCCCTTTCTCATAATGGACGTCGATTTTAGTGAAATTCGCTCTTCAGACGAATCTTTCCTCAATCGCAACTCCACACCAAATAGAGTGTAGTAGGAGTAATCGTTCCAACTGTCGCGAGTGAGTACTAGGTGTGGATAGGTGGCTTCGTCAATTGAGCGTGTGCTGCGTCGGTTGCGAACATATACTTTCATGAAATTAAACTCGATGTTTTATTTTTTAACAATTTATCCTTGATTTGAAGATTTTGCAACCTTGTCGGAGCAGCATTGGTTTTTTAACGTGTTCGGTGTATCGTCGGCTATTACCAAGAAAAGTGGGGTTAACGTGTATTATCCGTTTTTGTATGCACGCCAAAGCGAGCTTCTGGCTGTTCGGGACGTGGCGGCACTTTTATCCGACGATGGGACTACCATTCCGATAATTGAGCCGATAAACCATAAGGCTGACAGCTTGCGGTTAACGGTTGAGGCAACAACGCACGTGAATCAGCCAGTCTATGTTGTGGTTAACCCTGAAAAGGGGAGATTCAAGGAGGAAGATGGACAAAGCAAGGCATGGGCCGGAGAAATATCACGCCTAATCGAAATGCACGAAATCGTCCGGCCGACGTTTGTCGCCGGGGGCAGTACGACTATCACAAGTCTGCGCGCATTCCTGAAAACATGGAATGCATCAAAGATTGGGATCGTGCTACGAAATTCGGCGATCTCCCCCGCTGAAATCGCAACATTGGTAGATGGGGTGGCATCGGATTGCCTGTATTTTCTTTTGGGTGAAATGCCTTCCAGTTGCGATCTAAAAATTCTATCTGAAGAACGTTGCGTTCCTGTTGGTGAGAATTTTCGAACCCAAGCGAGGAATGCCTTTTATGCGGGCATTGAGCCATTCACTGACATGCATAAGCGTTATCGCACCCTTGGATTTGCCGGATTTGGCGACTTTACGACGCTTTCTGGGAGTTATCGGGAAATGGGGGCAATTCCAAGAGCGATTGCTATTCATCTAACTTTTGCGAATCGCGTAACGCATGAGATTTTTGTTGAGCATTTTGTATCAAATATCGATGATTCGGAAAATAGCAATTTGACAGAAAAAATGCGTCAGGCAATCGATCGAGTCGCCGAAGGGGGGCGGAGACTCCAAAATTCAATTGCGCAGACTGCCGCTTATGATAAATACCTAGCGGCTAGTGCGGCTAAATCTGCTGTCTCGTTAGCAACAAATAAACGTTGGAGCATATCTCACC
This window of the Pandoraea fibrosis genome carries:
- a CDS encoding sce7725 family protein; the protein is MSEQHWFFNVFGVSSAITKKSGVNVYYPFLYARQSELLAVRDVAALLSDDGTTIPIIEPINHKADSLRLTVEATTHVNQPVYVVVNPEKGRFKEEDGQSKAWAGEISRLIEMHEIVRPTFVAGGSTTITSLRAFLKTWNASKIGIVLRNSAISPAEIATLVDGVASDCLYFLLGEMPSSCDLKILSEERCVPVGENFRTQARNAFYAGIEPFTDMHKRYRTLGFAGFGDFTTLSGSYREMGAIPRAIAIHLTFANRVTHEIFVEHFVSNIDDSENSNLTEKMRQAIDRVAEGGRRLQNSIAQTAAYDKYLAASAAKSAVSLATNKRWSISHHLDFISGFMAGRYI